ATTCGGGCTGCCCCATCCAGTTACCAGATCGTACCCGGTCACCGCCGAATAGCTGCCCGACGAGCCGCTCGTGATGTCGTGAAAGTCCGTTGTATAGCTGGACGTGACATTCTGCGCGTAGATCGTCGGGTTGATGAAGCCAAGAAGCGAGCTGCCGTTGTTGAGGGACTGCTCATTCGCCAGCGCGATATAAGCTGCCCACATGGGAGCGGCAAAGCTCGTGCCGCCATACTCGTTTGCAAGGCAGGCTGATTGGTCGGCGCAAGTGTAAAAGGTGAAGTTGGCGTTCGCCGAAACATCCGGTCCGTTGCGTAGCGTAGTCGAACCCTTGTTGCTGGAGTTGATTACGCCAGAGAGTTGCTGCCAGGAAGGAATCGCAATGCTGTCAGGCGAGATTCCCCCGCCCGAGTCGACCCACGCAGTCTCAGATGCCCAAGGCCCAGCGGCACTGGACGTAGTCAGGTCCGTTCCGCCGACGGAAATTACATGCGCATCGTCCGCCGGCCAAGCCTCATTCCGCGAAGACCACGTAGAGCTATCGCCCGATGCCGCAAAGAAGTTCTGTCCCTGTGCGGCCATCCTTTCAAAGTACACGTCGAGCGTTGAGGGATCGGCCGGCGTCCAGCCCCATGAGCAGCCAATTGTTGTTGGCAGCGGGCTGTGTGACGTCATCGAGCTGATGATTGCAGTGTCAGTCGATCCGATATAGACAACCAGACTCGACAGGCCGGGAGCCATGCCGAGCGCCTGGGTCATATCCAGGGTCTGTTCCGTATCGTCGCAGCCGCTCGAATTCAAGCAGGAGGTGCTTGTTCCATCCGTGGACAGAAGAACAGGAGTGATCGCCAAAGTCTGGTTGACATTCTTATAGTAGGTATTCAGATCCGCAAGATCGGTGCCTTCATACTCGAACAGTCCGAGGTTCTGTCCCGCGCCGGTAAGCGCCGTTCCGCCATAGTAAGCCGCGCGCATGTCGCTGCCCAGGAACGATGCCGACGGACCGGACCCCGTGGTGGCATGTTTCACAACCGCCTCGGGAGAGATGCCGTGCGCCTGCGCGTAATCGCTCTTCTTCACGTACATCGGGTGCGGAATCGAGTAGTTGTCCAATCCTGAAATATGCCAGAGCGCGAAGGGCAAACTCGTCGTCGGTTCACGATCCGGAGCATAAAACACGCGATTCTCAGTGGGATGCTGGTAGGTGTGCATGGCCACGTGAAACGCATTCTCAACCGCGGAAACAGGCCCCTTGATCTGTACTTCCATGCCGTCTCGTGTTCCGCCCACAACTTCAAACCCGTTCGCTTTCGCAAAGCGGACGACTGCCTCATAATCCGCTTCGGTTGGGCCAAATCGTTGAGTGAACTCGGAGACGGTCAGAAAGTGGCGATAAGTTGGGCTGGACGGATCGTAGACTTCCGCGAGGAACTTATCCAAACCAGCCTGATCGCGCAGCGGTAGGACCAGGTCCAACTGCAGGATCTGGCTTGCAGGAAGCCGCCCGACAGACTGCGCTTGTCCGTTGACCGTTACTTCGCGCGTATGACGCGTCAATAGTCCCTGCGCCTGGCCTGAAACGCTTGTGGCCAACAACAGAGCAGCGATTACCAGCGAGAACCCACCAATTCTTCGAACCATGTTTTCTCCTTGGACGGGAAATGCGATTTGGTTTCAAAGGGACGGTAGCCAAACGTGTTCTCGCAAAGTATCACTCCAATACGAGAGGCGCAAGGAAAACATAGCGGCAATCGCCGCCAATTGCAGATTTGGGAAGGATTAGCAGCCCAGGAGAAGATAAGAAGAAGATCGGGGTTTTCCCAGTTACTCAGCCATGGCTTCCGCCCGGTGGCCAGGTTCATAACTTTGGGTGCTCACACTGGGCTTCGCCCAAACAGGAAGGCGCAACGCCGCGATCAAGGTCGCCACATGAAGCGCGCAGAGCAGCAGAAGGTCGCAGAAAAGGCCCGCGTATTTCCCACATTGTTTAATGCGCTCGATGGTTCGGAAAAGGACGCCATCCTCGTATGGAGGAAGATCGCAAGCGCTGTCGTAGCCACTGGCCCACCTAATCGCTGGAAGATGTTGATCGCGGTCGTGGCCGCAGGAATCGCTTCCCTGGAAATCGATGAGTACGCCGCAGCAATCGACGGCAGACCGATGGAGCCCATTCCCACTCCGCGAGCAAACAGAGCCATACAAATGGCCCATGTCGGCAGCGTCTGGCCAGAGAGCAGCGCAAACGCCAGCGTTCCTAGCAATGCAATCAACGCACCGCAAGCGCTGACCCGGCGCAAGCCAAAGCGGTCCGTCATCATTCCCATCGAAGGATATGAGCAAAGCATTCCCAGCCCAGCAGGCGCGAGCAAGAGCCCAGTTTCTGCCGGCGAGATGTGCAGCGCGGAAAGCAGATACAGCGGCAGTAACATCTGTCCGCCAAACGAGACTGCGTTCAGTAGAAACAGCGTCCAGGAAGACGCTAGAAAGGACGCATTCTTGAACAGACTCACGTCGATCAACGCCGCTCGCCCACGTCTCATCGAATGGACGGCGAAGGCCGCCAGCAATCCTATCGAGGCGGCAAATTCCAGCATATATTGCGACCGGGCCGCAGGATTCGCGCTTAGACTCTCTAAACTATGCATCGCCAGCACCAGCCCCGGCGAAATCAGCAAAAAGCCGCGTACATCAAAGCTCCGCAATCCCTCCGTTGCCTCGTCTCTGGGCAATATCCAAGCGGCCAGTACAATCGCCAAAACTCCAATCGGCAGGTTGATGAAGAAGATCCAGCGCCACGAGGCATGTTGCAGAATGAAACCCGCCAGCGAAGGACCGCAGATCGGCCCCAGCAGCACCGGCACCACCATGACCCCCATTACGCGCGCGATGTGACGCGGTGCAGCCCGCGCCACCATCATCTGCGCCATCGGAGCCAGCAGCCCTCCGGCCATTCCCTGCAGGACGCGGGCTCCAATCAAATCATGAGCAGAAGGAGCGATGCCGCATAGCAGCGAGGCCAGCGTGAACATCGTGAAGCAGCCCAGGTAAACGCGCTTTGCGCCTAGCCGGTCAACCACCCAGCCGCTGAGCGGAAGCATCAGCGCCAGCGCAAGCAGATAGCCGGTGACTACCCATTGCAGAGTGGTCAGGCCTACTTGCAGTTCTCGCCCCAGCGTCGAGAGCGAGACATTCACCACGGTGGAATCGATACTCGTAAGCAATGGACCAAGCAGCACGACCCCTAAAATCTTCCATACCCGGGGATCGACCCTGTCCCGCTCCGCGGGCTTCATCGTTGTGCTCATGCTCGCGATGCTTCGAGTACCACATCGGTCGTGCGCACGCGTCCCATTCGAGGAAAGATCACCTCGGTTGCAAACTTGTGTGCCTCCGCGCTCAGCGTGGTCATCGCGTCTTCCACAAACACCAGTTCGTAGCCGCGATCAAAAGCATCCCTGGCCGTCGACTCGACGCCAAAGTTGGTAGCGACGCCGCCAATCACTATCGTTTGAATGTCCCGCCTGCGAAGCTGCTGATCGAGCTCCGTTCCGTAAAAGGCGCCCCATTGCCTCTTGGTAATCACCAGATCGCCGGGTTGGCGGTCAAGTTCCTGGACCAACTCCGACGCAATCGCCTGCGGCGGTGGTGCATTCCGATCACGCACGGGCGCATCGACAGTCATGGTCAGAATCTCAGTCATGGAGACGCGGACGTAGACAACCGTCGCACCCTTCGCCCTGAGTTCGCTCGTGAGTCGATTGGCCCGCGCAATCACATCGGCGCTGGAGTGCGGAACTAACGGATAACCGGTGATTCCGTTTTGAAGGTCGATCAGCACAACCGCTGTTTTTCCAGCAACCAGATTCAAAGACGACATCAAAAACCTCCGTAATGTGAGGATAGCCTCATATTTATAGAGCTATAATATGAGGATGGCCTCAGATTTGTCAAACAAGCGACGCGTCCCGCAGCAAGACCGCGCCGAGCGTCGCGTCGCGCAGTTGCTGGAGTCCGCCTCAGCCGTTTTCGCCGAAGCAGGCTACGATGCCGCCACCATGACCGAAATCGCTGAGCGCGCCAATGCATCCATCGGAGCGGTCTATCAATACTTTCCCAATAAGGAGGCGATTGTTCGCGCTCTCCGCGTTCAATATGGCAATGAGATGCAAAAACGTTGGACCGATCTTGAGTCGATCACTGCCGGCCTGACGGTACCGCAGATTGCCGATTACTTGGTCGATGTTATGGTGCGGTTTGTCGAGGAGCATCCCGCTTACTTTCCTGTGCTCGACGCCCCCGTCAAGTACAAGCGCGACCAGGAGGGTAGAAGGCATCTGCGCGAGCAACTGGCCAATGTCTTTCGCAACAGGAAGCCCGCACTCTCGCAGGAACGCGCCTATCGCATGGCAAACGTGAGCCTACAAATCATCAAAAGCATGAACGTGCTGTACGGAGAGGCCAACTCCAGGGAACGGTCCGAACTCGTCAAGGAGTACAAACTTGCCCTCGCCGCCTATCTCGAATCGCAACTGATTTCGCAGCGAAGCCAAAAGCCAACCGAGTCCTGAGGAAAGCCGTTCGATAGAATAAGTGAGAGGTATTAAGCATGGCAGGGCAAGAGGTTCGATTTACAGTAAGTTTCACCATCCCAGAGGAAAACCTGAAGCACTTCAAGGCGATTGCCCAGGCAATGATCGCTTCTACTCAGGCGGAGACTGGCACGCTTGGCTACGACTGGTTTTACAGCCCGGATGGCAGCCGTTGCCGCCTGATCGAAACTTACGTGGATTCGAACGCAGTCCTGACCCACATGACCGGTCACGCCGTGCGGGAACTGGTGCCCAAAATCGTCCACTATGCCCAGATTACAGGGTTTGAGGTTTACGGCGATCCCGGGATAGAGGCAGGAACGATCCTTGCGGGACTTGGAGCCGAGGTCTTCGCATTTGACGCGGGCCTCTCGCGCTGATTTTGCACATGCGGTGAGACTTGCCCGACTTTCGCTTTTTCTTCTAGTATGAGCAGTGCCAATACTGCTACAATCCCATCGATAAGACTTTGCCAAAAGCTTACCAGGCGATCCCCGTGTTGACCCGTCTCAGCCTTCCAGAAAAAGGACGAGAAGTCGGCTGGATTTATGGATGAGCGCAGGAGACAACCACATGGGCTACGCGGAAGACCGTGCCAAAGCAGTAGAAAGCGCACTCTCACAGATCGAAAAGCAATTCGGCAAAGGCTCCATCATGCGCCTTGGAGCCAAGGACGCCATCGTCCCCATCTCGGTGATCTCCACCGGCTCCATCAGCTTTGACGCAGCTCTCGGCGTGGGCGGCGTGCCCCGCGGCCGCGTCATCGAGATATTCGGACCTGAGTCGTCCGGCAAAACCACCATCACCCTCCAGATCATCGCCGAAGCGCAGCGCGCCGGCGGTCTGGCAGCCTTCGTTGACGCCGAGCATGCTCTCGATCCCGTCTACGCTCGCAAACTTGGCGTTGATACCGACAACCTGCTCATCTCCCAGCCCGATTACGGCGAGCAGGCCCTTGAAATCACCGAAGCCCTTGTGCGTTCCGGCGCCATCGACGTTCTCGTCGTCGACTCCGTCGCTGCGCTGGTTCCCAAGGCAGAACTGGACGGCGAAATGGGCGATTCCCACGTCGGCCTGCAGGCCCGCCTCATGTCGCAGGCGCTGCGAAAGCTCACTGGAACCGTCTCAAAATCCCGCACTTCGCTTATCTTCATCAACCAGATCCGCGAAAAGATCGGCGTCATGTTCGGCAATCCCGAAACCACCACCGGCGGTCGGGCGCTCAAGTTCTACTCCTCCGTCCGTGTCGATATCCGCCGCATTGCCGCCGTCAAAGAAGGCGACGTAGTCACCGGCTCCCGCACCAAGGTCAAGATCGTTAAGAACAAGGTTGCAGCACCCTTCCGCGAAGCTGAGTTCGACATCCTCTATGGCGAAGGCATCTCCCGCGAAGGCGACGTCCTCGACATCGCTGTCCTCAACAACATCGTCGAGAAATCCGGCGCGTGGTACAGCTACGATGGCGAGCGCATCGGTCAGGGACGCGAAAACGTCCGCACCTTCCTCAAGGAACACAAAGACGTCTTCGCGAAACTCGACACCCAGGTTCGCCAGAAGCTGGGCATCGGCGCAGCTTCCAAGGCCGCTGATATTCCCGAAATTCCATCCGTTCCCGCCGACGGCCCAATCGCTGCGCAGCAGGCCATTCGCGCGAAGCGATAAATTCGGATCAAACCAGAGCGGCTGCCCAACGGTAGCCGCTTTTTTCCTGCCTGCTAAAATTCAGGGATTGTCGAGTAAAAGGCGCGTATCAGAATGGGCGTAAAGGCCATCTATCCCGGAACCTTCGATCCGCCCACCAACGGGCATCTGGACCTTATCGCGCGCGGTTCGAAGCTCTTCGAGCATCTGACCGTGGCCATCCTCAATAACCCTGTCAAGAACCCGCTCTTCATCGTCGACGAACGCGTCGAAATGCTCAAGGAATCGACCCGTCAGCTCGGCAATGTGTCCGTCGCGACCTTTGAAGGTCTGATGGTGGATTTTGCGAAACAAAACGGTGCAACCGCCGTCCTCCGCGGCATCCGCGCCATCACGGACTACGAGTACGAATTCCAGATGGCCCTGATGAACCGGCGTCTCGCTCCGGAAATCGAAACGGTCTTCCTCCAGCCGGCGGGTCGCTATTCTTTCGTAAGCTCACGCCTTGTGAAAGAGGTCGTCAGCTTCGGCGGCAAGGTAGACGGCCTGGTCCCCACCAACGTAGCCAAGCGATTGGTTGGCCGGATGCGCAAGCCCTAACGCTTTTTCTTCCGTTCGATGTCTACCAGACGCGTTTCCACGAGCTTCCTGACCAGCGAATCGGGAAGTGGTTGATCGCTTGGAAAGCGAATTGCGCCGCTCGATGTCGCATAGGCCTTCAAGTCGTTCCTGAGCTGGGTGATGACCCATCCGCTCATCGGGTAGTAGCTGCAGAACCCAGAACATGCGGCATATCCCGCGATCGATCCCTTCTTCAGCTTGAACGCAGGAACGGCATAGCTGAACCCCTCGACTGCATCCGCAGGAGCAGCGGCCCGGATTGACGCGCGTACCGATTGCAACGTGCTTCGAGCAGGCTCTGGAGCGGCGGCGATGTATTCCTCGACTTTATTTACATCGGGCGACAACGAGCTCTCAGATTTCCTGGATTTCATTTGGATCATTCTCCCGCAGGTTCCTGATAAAGACCGAAAACATTGCCGTAAGGATCGCGAAATCTGGCTGTAATTTCCGGAAAGTCTGCACCGATTGCAGTATGAACCTGGCCTCCGTGGGCCACAACCGCTTCAAGGGTGGTCGTCACACTGTCCACCATGATCGAGATGCGAAGGCCGTTTTCGTCGGCAGGAGGCCGGCCCAACACCCACGTACCGCTCACTTCGCCTACTCCATCATCAAATGCGAGATGGCCGTTCCCACGATCACGAATCACCCAGCCGAAGACGCTGGCGTAGAAACTGGCTAGACTCCGGACGTCGTGGGCCGGAATCTCGATGTAACAGATCTTGCCGTTGCCGATCGTTGGTGGCATGGTTCCCCTTTCCACAAGAGATATAGCGTGAGCGCCGGGCAACGGCTACAACCCCGGTTCCGTAATCGCCGCCATCAGGGCCGCAATATCTCCGATGCTGCTTCCCAGTGCCGAAGGAAGAAGTTCACAGACCGCTGCAGCCTGGGGCAATGCTTCTTCCGCAATCACCTTCCGGGCTGGTCCAAGGATACGCTCACCCAGCACAACTCCCAACGACCCGAAGACGATTACCTGCGGATTGAGCGCATCGATCAGCAGCGCTAGCCCGCGTCCCATCCAATGCCCGGCCACGCGCGCCACCTCCATTGCCTCGTAGTCATCGGTCAGCATCGCCTCGACCAATTCTCGAATAGGCGTGTCTTGCCTCCATCGCGCCGGGAACATCTGTGCTGCCAGGTGAATCAGTCCCGCGCCCGAAGCGAACGACTCCCAGCATCCCCGCTTTCCAAAGGCCAGCGGACCATCCTCCGCCAGCCGCCAGTGCCCGATTTCGCCTGCCGTGTCTGTCGCTCCGCGGAGTATCCGGCCATTCACAATGAATCCGGCGCCGATCCCGGTCCCAAAGGTGAGAAAGATCAGATGCCGCAAGTCGCGCCGATCGCGTCCCACGCCAAAGTGAAACTCCGCCAGCGCCCCGGCATTTCCGTCATGCTCCACATGCACCGGAATCTCAGGAAACGCCTGCCTGAGCTGCGCCTTCAATGCCACGCCATGCCATCCAGGCAAGTGCGGGGGATCGATCAGCACTCCCTCGCCAATCTTGAGTGGTCCGCCAATCGACACGCTGATCGCAGCAACGCTTCGGCTCTCCAGATTTGCAGTTGATATCAACGAATTGAGATTGCCCACGATCTCCGGAAACGTCTCCGAAAAGGGCTGAATCGCCCGCGTCGGCATCTCAATCCGTTGCAGAATCCGCCCATCCAACGTTCCCTCAGCACATGCCGTCTTTGTGCCGCCAATGTCCAATCCAAGAACCGTGCGTGCGGCAATCCGACGGTCCATAGTTTCATCAATATCGTATCCAGAACTCATCTAACTCAATGCCCGCTTTCCATTCTGCAAGTCTGACCGGCAATCCACGCCAAGCAGACTATCATTTCGCTGGCGTTCCGCTTTTCCGTTGCCGCCGTCTACTCCAATGCCTACACTAATCGGCATGAATCCGAACGGTCGTCGTACCTTCCTCAAGCAGGCAGCAGCACTCGCTGGCGCGTTTTCCG
This portion of the Acidicapsa acidisoli genome encodes:
- a CDS encoding protease pro-enzyme activation domain-containing protein, with the translated sequence MVRRIGGFSLVIAALLLATSVSGQAQGLLTRHTREVTVNGQAQSVGRLPASQILQLDLVLPLRDQAGLDKFLAEVYDPSSPTYRHFLTVSEFTQRFGPTEADYEAVVRFAKANGFEVVGGTRDGMEVQIKGPVSAVENAFHVAMHTYQHPTENRVFYAPDREPTTSLPFALWHISGLDNYSIPHPMYVKKSDYAQAHGISPEAVVKHATTGSGPSASFLGSDMRAAYYGGTALTGAGQNLGLFEYEGTDLADLNTYYKNVNQTLAITPVLLSTDGTSTSCLNSSGCDDTEQTLDMTQALGMAPGLSSLVVYIGSTDTAIISSMTSHSPLPTTIGCSWGWTPADPSTLDVYFERMAAQGQNFFAASGDSSTWSSRNEAWPADDAHVISVGGTDLTTSSAAGPWASETAWVDSGGGISPDSIAIPSWQQLSGVINSSNKGSTTLRNGPDVSANANFTFYTCADQSACLANEYGGTSFAAPMWAAYIALANEQSLNNGSSLLGFINPTIYAQNVTSSYTTDFHDITSGSSGSYSAVTGYDLVTGWGSPNGANLINALAPSSTTPAFTLAASPTSVSVAVGSTGTSKITTTVSGGFDSAVALSASGQPTGVTVTFSPASIAAPGSGSSTVTFTLASTTVTGTYPITITGTGDSITHTATVSLTVTAAATPAFTLTASPTAVSVVQGKSGTSTMTTTVSGGYSSAVALSASGQPAGVTATFSPTSIAAPGSGTSTLTLAVASTTATGTYTITITGTGGGITHTATVSLTVTAPVAGAFTVSVSPTSGYLARGQSGYAVVTTTVSGGFNAPVALSATGIPTGVTGSFSPATIASPGSGTSDFTLTVAGNAPTGTHTITITATSGGVSHTATLVFTVRR
- a CDS encoding DHA2 family efflux MFS transporter permease subunit; the protein is MSTTMKPAERDRVDPRVWKILGVVLLGPLLTSIDSTVVNVSLSTLGRELQVGLTTLQWVVTGYLLALALMLPLSGWVVDRLGAKRVYLGCFTMFTLASLLCGIAPSAHDLIGARVLQGMAGGLLAPMAQMMVARAAPRHIARVMGVMVVPVLLGPICGPSLAGFILQHASWRWIFFINLPIGVLAIVLAAWILPRDEATEGLRSFDVRGFLLISPGLVLAMHSLESLSANPAARSQYMLEFAASIGLLAAFAVHSMRRGRAALIDVSLFKNASFLASSWTLFLLNAVSFGGQMLLPLYLLSALHISPAETGLLLAPAGLGMLCSYPSMGMMTDRFGLRRVSACGALIALLGTLAFALLSGQTLPTWAICMALFARGVGMGSIGLPSIAAAYSSISREAIPAATTAINIFQRLGGPVATTALAIFLHTRMASFSEPSSALNNVGNTRAFSATFCCSARFMWRP
- a CDS encoding isochorismatase family protein, producing MSSLNLVAGKTAVVLIDLQNGITGYPLVPHSSADVIARANRLTSELRAKGATVVYVRVSMTEILTMTVDAPVRDRNAPPPQAIASELVQELDRQPGDLVITKRQWGAFYGTELDQQLRRRDIQTIVIGGVATNFGVESTARDAFDRGYELVFVEDAMTTLSAEAHKFATEVIFPRMGRVRTTDVVLEASRA
- a CDS encoding TetR/AcrR family transcriptional regulator, translated to MSNKRRVPQQDRAERRVAQLLESASAVFAEAGYDAATMTEIAERANASIGAVYQYFPNKEAIVRALRVQYGNEMQKRWTDLESITAGLTVPQIADYLVDVMVRFVEEHPAYFPVLDAPVKYKRDQEGRRHLREQLANVFRNRKPALSQERAYRMANVSLQIIKSMNVLYGEANSRERSELVKEYKLALAAYLESQLISQRSQKPTES
- a CDS encoding putative quinol monooxygenase; the encoded protein is MAGQEVRFTVSFTIPEENLKHFKAIAQAMIASTQAETGTLGYDWFYSPDGSRCRLIETYVDSNAVLTHMTGHAVRELVPKIVHYAQITGFEVYGDPGIEAGTILAGLGAEVFAFDAGLSR
- the recA gene encoding recombinase RecA, with protein sequence MSAGDNHMGYAEDRAKAVESALSQIEKQFGKGSIMRLGAKDAIVPISVISTGSISFDAALGVGGVPRGRVIEIFGPESSGKTTITLQIIAEAQRAGGLAAFVDAEHALDPVYARKLGVDTDNLLISQPDYGEQALEITEALVRSGAIDVLVVDSVAALVPKAELDGEMGDSHVGLQARLMSQALRKLTGTVSKSRTSLIFINQIREKIGVMFGNPETTTGGRALKFYSSVRVDIRRIAAVKEGDVVTGSRTKVKIVKNKVAAPFREAEFDILYGEGISREGDVLDIAVLNNIVEKSGAWYSYDGERIGQGRENVRTFLKEHKDVFAKLDTQVRQKLGIGAASKAADIPEIPSVPADGPIAAQQAIRAKR
- the coaD gene encoding pantetheine-phosphate adenylyltransferase; the encoded protein is MGVKAIYPGTFDPPTNGHLDLIARGSKLFEHLTVAILNNPVKNPLFIVDERVEMLKESTRQLGNVSVATFEGLMVDFAKQNGATAVLRGIRAITDYEYEFQMALMNRRLAPEIETVFLQPAGRYSFVSSRLVKEVVSFGGKVDGLVPTNVAKRLVGRMRKP
- a CDS encoding iron chaperone, with the protein product MKSRKSESSLSPDVNKVEEYIAAAPEPARSTLQSVRASIRAAAPADAVEGFSYAVPAFKLKKGSIAGYAACSGFCSYYPMSGWVITQLRNDLKAYATSSGAIRFPSDQPLPDSLVRKLVETRLVDIERKKKR
- a CDS encoding VOC family protein; its protein translation is MPPTIGNGKICYIEIPAHDVRSLASFYASVFGWVIRDRGNGHLAFDDGVGEVSGTWVLGRPPADENGLRISIMVDSVTTTLEAVVAHGGQVHTAIGADFPEITARFRDPYGNVFGLYQEPAGE
- a CDS encoding ROK family protein, whose amino-acid sequence is MDRRIAARTVLGLDIGGTKTACAEGTLDGRILQRIEMPTRAIQPFSETFPEIVGNLNSLISTANLESRSVAAISVSIGGPLKIGEGVLIDPPHLPGWHGVALKAQLRQAFPEIPVHVEHDGNAGALAEFHFGVGRDRRDLRHLIFLTFGTGIGAGFIVNGRILRGATDTAGEIGHWRLAEDGPLAFGKRGCWESFASGAGLIHLAAQMFPARWRQDTPIRELVEAMLTDDYEAMEVARVAGHWMGRGLALLIDALNPQVIVFGSLGVVLGERILGPARKVIAEEALPQAAAVCELLPSALGSSIGDIAALMAAITEPGL